A single window of Aphidius gifuensis isolate YNYX2018 linkage group LG1, ASM1490517v1, whole genome shotgun sequence DNA harbors:
- the LOC122860200 gene encoding uncharacterized protein LOC122860200 isoform X1, whose product MISFSVIRQSEMAFMMKKKKYKFSVEVGLEELTAVPFLNAVLFAKLRLLDGGSFVHHSTREEVQEHTVSWDAKFEFICKMSANASTGVLDPCILRISVRKELKGGRSFQKLGFTDLNLAEFAGAGICRRRCLLEGYDARHRQDNSMLRVTIKMNMLVGDILFKVPSPSLKQTQLAVPGVPGVPGVQNDEVVGSERCTNRDDYVSNGSLGGGGGSSGGGGGGGVGSLPKKRPPLFNSDLFSPSDTYDPMTINEIISSTVPGEALIESHPESGHSRNSSNTSQHSKGSGYGSLNSHSQHSRQSSSGDSGHIRSPSWPVWAPRLPTLSQNDSGTDTSLNETNILSPIQSPLNGLIDNERSWSPASPKTSKYRDVTLRVPSNLINALKSTMDNKKYNGNINNNIQKNNDIFKVPNNQDISKLKKRNIERDCQRKSYQGNEHKNINSKIGQLSTRNISKTCDCECKTSPVLGLADQPRAVSSPDPLHRPDTPRSSLLQSTTAAQILRGMGGGHRKLLDGTGLKLATVTTTSENEDSNLPIIEITTSSLPHHRNSITPPSVLASVFLNPSGGSGLSETGSLDRAKAALERRKKAEDVSSNPVQCRVEVTRPNPDSLIDELFKATNLDQPDLESAETTGLQLFIAKDGTTALGSHDVKSQMPSGVFKQVVMEENNR is encoded by the exons aTGATAAGTTTTAGTGTGATAAGACAAAGTGAAATGGCATtcatgatgaaaaagaaaaaatataaattttcggtTGAGGTTGGCCTTGAAGAACTCACCGCAGTGCCTTTCCTCAATGCTGTACTTTTTGCTAAATTAAGATTACTTGATGGTGGTTCATTTGTTCATCATTCAacaag ggaAGAAGTGCAAGAACACACTGTCAGTTGGGATgctaaatttgaatttatttgtaaaatgagTGCAAATGCATCAACTGGTGTACTGGATCCTTGTATTCTCAGGATATCTGTAAGAAAG gaATTAAAGGGAGGCAGGTCCTTCCAAAAGCTTGGCTTTACTGATTTAAATCTTGCTGAATTTGCTGGTGCTGGTATTTGTCGAAGAAGATGTCTACTTGAAGGTTACGATGCTCGTCATAGACAAGATAATTCAATGCTACGtgttacaataaaaatgaatatgctCGTTGGTGACATACTTTTTAAAGT accATCACCATCATTAAAACAAACTCAATTAGCTGTACCAGGTGTACCAGGTGTACCGGGTGTACAAAATGATGAAGTTGTTGGTTCAGAAAGATGTACGAATCGTGATGATTATGTATCAAATGGTTCACtcggtggaggtggtggtagtagtggcggtggtggtggtggtggtgtagGCAGTCTTCCAAAAAAAAGACCACCATTATTTAATTctg atttatttagTCCAAGTGATACATATGATCCAATgacaattaatgaaataatatcatcaacagTGCCTGGTGAAGCACTTATTGAATCACATCCAGAATCTGGACACTCAAGAAATAGCTCAAATACAAGTCAACATAGTAAAGGATCTGGCTATGGATCATTAAATTCACATAGTCAACATAGTCGTCAAAGTAGCAGTGGTGATAGTGGACATATcag GTCACCTTCCTGGCCAGTATGGGCTCCACGCCTTCCCACCTTATCCCAAAATGATTCAGGAACAGATACAAGtttaaatgaaacaaatatattatcaccAATCCAATCACCATTAAATGGTTTGATTGATAATGAACGTTCATGGTCACCAGCGAGTccaaaaacatcaaaatatcGTGATGTTACATTACGTGTACcgtcaaatttaataaatgcattaaaatcaacaatggataataaaaaatataatggaaatattaataataatatacaaaaaaataatgatatatttaaagtaccaaataatcaagatatatctaaattaaaaaaacgtaataTTGAACGTGATTGTCAGAGAAAAAGTTATCAGGGTaatgaacataaaaatattaattcaaaaattggaCAATTAAGTACACGTAATATATCAAAAACTTGTGATTGTGAATGTAAAACAAGTCCGGTATTAGGACTCGCTGATCAACCAAGAGCTGTATCCTCACCAGATCCTCTCCATAGGCCTGATACTCCTCGTTCATCCTTGCTTCAATCCACAACGGCTGCTCAAATCCTCAG GGGAATGGGAGGTGGACATCGTAAATTACTGGATGGTACGGGTTTAAAGCTGGCAACAGTTACAACAACATCTGAAAATGAGGATTCAAATCTACCTATTATCGAGATAACAACGTCATCGCTACCACATCATCGTAACAGCATTACCCCACCGTCAGTTCTTGCTTCTGTATTTTT aaaTCCATCTGGTGGTTCTGGATTGAGTGAAACTGGCTCGCTGGATCGAGCCAAAGCAGCActtgaaagaagaaaaaaagctGAAGATGTTAGTAGTAATCCTGTACAATGTAGAGTTGAAGTAACACGACCAAATCCAGATTCACTTATTGATGAATTGTTTAAAGCAACAAATCTTGATCAACCTGATTTAGAATCAGCTGAGa caACTGGACtgcaattatttattgctaaaGATGGTACAACAGCACTAGGAAGTCATGATGTTAAAAGTCAAATGCCATCTGGTGTATTTAAACAAGTGGTTATGGAAGAAAATAATAGGTAA
- the LOC122860200 gene encoding uncharacterized protein LOC122860200 isoform X3 produces the protein MISFSVIRQSEMAFMMKKKKYKFSVEVGLEELTAVPFLNAVLFAKLRLLDGGSFVHHSTREEVQEHTVSWDAKFEFICKMSANASTGVLDPCILRISVRKELKGGRSFQKLGFTDLNLAEFAGAGICRRRCLLEGYDARHRQDNSMLRVTIKMNMLVGDILFKVPSPSLKQTQLAVPGVPGVPGVQNDEVVGSERCTNRDDYVSNGSLGGGGGSSGGGGGGGVGSLPKKRPPLFNSDLFSPSDTYDPMTINEIISSTVPGEALIESHPESGHSRNSSNTSQHSKGSGYGSLNSHSQHSRQSSSGDSGHIRSPSWPVWAPRLPTLSQNDSGTDTSLNETNILSPIQSPLNGLIDNERSWSPASPKTSKYRDVTLRVPSNLINALKSTMDNKKYNGNINNNIQKNNDIFKVPNNQDISKLKKRNIERDCQRKSYQGNEHKNINSKIGQLSTRNISKTCDCECKTSPVLGLADQPRAVSSPDPLHRPDTPRSSLLQSTTAAQILRNPSGGSGLSETGSLDRAKAALERRKKAEDVSSNPVQCRVEVTRPNPDSLIDELFKATNLDQPDLESAETTGLQLFIAKDGTTALGSHDVKSQMPSGVFKQVVMEENNR, from the exons aTGATAAGTTTTAGTGTGATAAGACAAAGTGAAATGGCATtcatgatgaaaaagaaaaaatataaattttcggtTGAGGTTGGCCTTGAAGAACTCACCGCAGTGCCTTTCCTCAATGCTGTACTTTTTGCTAAATTAAGATTACTTGATGGTGGTTCATTTGTTCATCATTCAacaag ggaAGAAGTGCAAGAACACACTGTCAGTTGGGATgctaaatttgaatttatttgtaaaatgagTGCAAATGCATCAACTGGTGTACTGGATCCTTGTATTCTCAGGATATCTGTAAGAAAG gaATTAAAGGGAGGCAGGTCCTTCCAAAAGCTTGGCTTTACTGATTTAAATCTTGCTGAATTTGCTGGTGCTGGTATTTGTCGAAGAAGATGTCTACTTGAAGGTTACGATGCTCGTCATAGACAAGATAATTCAATGCTACGtgttacaataaaaatgaatatgctCGTTGGTGACATACTTTTTAAAGT accATCACCATCATTAAAACAAACTCAATTAGCTGTACCAGGTGTACCAGGTGTACCGGGTGTACAAAATGATGAAGTTGTTGGTTCAGAAAGATGTACGAATCGTGATGATTATGTATCAAATGGTTCACtcggtggaggtggtggtagtagtggcggtggtggtggtggtggtgtagGCAGTCTTCCAAAAAAAAGACCACCATTATTTAATTctg atttatttagTCCAAGTGATACATATGATCCAATgacaattaatgaaataatatcatcaacagTGCCTGGTGAAGCACTTATTGAATCACATCCAGAATCTGGACACTCAAGAAATAGCTCAAATACAAGTCAACATAGTAAAGGATCTGGCTATGGATCATTAAATTCACATAGTCAACATAGTCGTCAAAGTAGCAGTGGTGATAGTGGACATATcag GTCACCTTCCTGGCCAGTATGGGCTCCACGCCTTCCCACCTTATCCCAAAATGATTCAGGAACAGATACAAGtttaaatgaaacaaatatattatcaccAATCCAATCACCATTAAATGGTTTGATTGATAATGAACGTTCATGGTCACCAGCGAGTccaaaaacatcaaaatatcGTGATGTTACATTACGTGTACcgtcaaatttaataaatgcattaaaatcaacaatggataataaaaaatataatggaaatattaataataatatacaaaaaaataatgatatatttaaagtaccaaataatcaagatatatctaaattaaaaaaacgtaataTTGAACGTGATTGTCAGAGAAAAAGTTATCAGGGTaatgaacataaaaatattaattcaaaaattggaCAATTAAGTACACGTAATATATCAAAAACTTGTGATTGTGAATGTAAAACAAGTCCGGTATTAGGACTCGCTGATCAACCAAGAGCTGTATCCTCACCAGATCCTCTCCATAGGCCTGATACTCCTCGTTCATCCTTGCTTCAATCCACAACGGCTGCTCAAATCCTCAG aaaTCCATCTGGTGGTTCTGGATTGAGTGAAACTGGCTCGCTGGATCGAGCCAAAGCAGCActtgaaagaagaaaaaaagctGAAGATGTTAGTAGTAATCCTGTACAATGTAGAGTTGAAGTAACACGACCAAATCCAGATTCACTTATTGATGAATTGTTTAAAGCAACAAATCTTGATCAACCTGATTTAGAATCAGCTGAGa caACTGGACtgcaattatttattgctaaaGATGGTACAACAGCACTAGGAAGTCATGATGTTAAAAGTCAAATGCCATCTGGTGTATTTAAACAAGTGGTTATGGAAGAAAATAATAGGTAA
- the LOC122860200 gene encoding protein FAM102A isoform X2, with protein sequence MISFSVIRQSEMAFMMKKKKYKFSVEVGLEELTAVPFLNAVLFAKLRLLDGGSFVHHSTREEVQEHTVSWDAKFEFICKMSANASTGVLDPCILRISVRKELKGGRSFQKLGFTDLNLAEFAGAGICRRRCLLEGYDARHRQDNSMLRVTIKMNMLVGDILFKVPSPSLKQTQLAVPGVPGVPGVQNDEVVGSERCTNRDDYVSNGSLGGGGGSSGGGGGGGVGSLPKKRPPLFNSDLFSPSDTYDPMTINEIISSTVPGEALIESHPESGHSRNSSNTSQHSKGSGYGSLNSHSQHSRQSSSGDSGHIRSPSWPVWAPRLPTLSQNDSGTDTSLNETNILSPIQSPLNGLIDNERSWSPASPKTSKYRDVTLRVPSNLINALKSTMDNKKYNGNINNNIQKNNDIFKVPNNQDISKLKKRNIERDCQRKSYQGNEHKNINSKIGQLSTRNISKTCDCECKTSPVLGLADQPRAVSSPDPLHRPDTPRSSLLQSTTAAQILRGMGGGHRKLLDGTGLKLATVTTTSENEDSNLPIIEITTSSLPHHRNSITPPNPSGGSGLSETGSLDRAKAALERRKKAEDVSSNPVQCRVEVTRPNPDSLIDELFKATNLDQPDLESAETTGLQLFIAKDGTTALGSHDVKSQMPSGVFKQVVMEENNR encoded by the exons aTGATAAGTTTTAGTGTGATAAGACAAAGTGAAATGGCATtcatgatgaaaaagaaaaaatataaattttcggtTGAGGTTGGCCTTGAAGAACTCACCGCAGTGCCTTTCCTCAATGCTGTACTTTTTGCTAAATTAAGATTACTTGATGGTGGTTCATTTGTTCATCATTCAacaag ggaAGAAGTGCAAGAACACACTGTCAGTTGGGATgctaaatttgaatttatttgtaaaatgagTGCAAATGCATCAACTGGTGTACTGGATCCTTGTATTCTCAGGATATCTGTAAGAAAG gaATTAAAGGGAGGCAGGTCCTTCCAAAAGCTTGGCTTTACTGATTTAAATCTTGCTGAATTTGCTGGTGCTGGTATTTGTCGAAGAAGATGTCTACTTGAAGGTTACGATGCTCGTCATAGACAAGATAATTCAATGCTACGtgttacaataaaaatgaatatgctCGTTGGTGACATACTTTTTAAAGT accATCACCATCATTAAAACAAACTCAATTAGCTGTACCAGGTGTACCAGGTGTACCGGGTGTACAAAATGATGAAGTTGTTGGTTCAGAAAGATGTACGAATCGTGATGATTATGTATCAAATGGTTCACtcggtggaggtggtggtagtagtggcggtggtggtggtggtggtgtagGCAGTCTTCCAAAAAAAAGACCACCATTATTTAATTctg atttatttagTCCAAGTGATACATATGATCCAATgacaattaatgaaataatatcatcaacagTGCCTGGTGAAGCACTTATTGAATCACATCCAGAATCTGGACACTCAAGAAATAGCTCAAATACAAGTCAACATAGTAAAGGATCTGGCTATGGATCATTAAATTCACATAGTCAACATAGTCGTCAAAGTAGCAGTGGTGATAGTGGACATATcag GTCACCTTCCTGGCCAGTATGGGCTCCACGCCTTCCCACCTTATCCCAAAATGATTCAGGAACAGATACAAGtttaaatgaaacaaatatattatcaccAATCCAATCACCATTAAATGGTTTGATTGATAATGAACGTTCATGGTCACCAGCGAGTccaaaaacatcaaaatatcGTGATGTTACATTACGTGTACcgtcaaatttaataaatgcattaaaatcaacaatggataataaaaaatataatggaaatattaataataatatacaaaaaaataatgatatatttaaagtaccaaataatcaagatatatctaaattaaaaaaacgtaataTTGAACGTGATTGTCAGAGAAAAAGTTATCAGGGTaatgaacataaaaatattaattcaaaaattggaCAATTAAGTACACGTAATATATCAAAAACTTGTGATTGTGAATGTAAAACAAGTCCGGTATTAGGACTCGCTGATCAACCAAGAGCTGTATCCTCACCAGATCCTCTCCATAGGCCTGATACTCCTCGTTCATCCTTGCTTCAATCCACAACGGCTGCTCAAATCCTCAG GGGAATGGGAGGTGGACATCGTAAATTACTGGATGGTACGGGTTTAAAGCTGGCAACAGTTACAACAACATCTGAAAATGAGGATTCAAATCTACCTATTATCGAGATAACAACGTCATCGCTACCACATCATCGTAACAGCATTACCCCACC aaaTCCATCTGGTGGTTCTGGATTGAGTGAAACTGGCTCGCTGGATCGAGCCAAAGCAGCActtgaaagaagaaaaaaagctGAAGATGTTAGTAGTAATCCTGTACAATGTAGAGTTGAAGTAACACGACCAAATCCAGATTCACTTATTGATGAATTGTTTAAAGCAACAAATCTTGATCAACCTGATTTAGAATCAGCTGAGa caACTGGACtgcaattatttattgctaaaGATGGTACAACAGCACTAGGAAGTCATGATGTTAAAAGTCAAATGCCATCTGGTGTATTTAAACAAGTGGTTATGGAAGAAAATAATAGGTAA
- the LOC122847415 gene encoding nose resistant to fluoxetine protein 6-like, which translates to MNSPTYTVASESYILEESNACKRQLDIFKIAVDNKILWSLKMLDSSGQPKPGFIYGNNFWLGSETQCNDLSNRKDFDISPGNIKNNSIYRNINEEYPPFKVNYFAAQFRHNSTIQYHMGLPNDDIMIMGLCLPDICTTKELSELITKIFKDRLLAVNNLYNADYELLNVKNLKDNYDYLFKWNNITVIVIIMLTVVMMIVGTVYDVTVYQKILENSVHVIHGLKFFAMFWIIMNHTVLFAKDYIGLLSPSYFMSMAILPMIYSHFDNTSVFYMSERPQDTCDKYLWRNFLFINNLFTRNESCATWSWYVSNDMQFYLIGTILIVSSVTYFYICSAVWIILMAMTIFASGYISYMIEYTPTMDIQWATQDYLYDPPWMRIGPYLIGIAAGYIFAKIQRKWKANKIKVWIVWMLALLAIVGTLFSLHDKKLSVLYLAFYNGFSRSVYGIGIALIIIACETGHGGFLNSILSCKFLLPLSRLTYCAYLLNPMIINVIYLGNESSVHMNFLLNFITFLGILITSFIGAFVLSVMFEIPYISIFK; encoded by the exons ATGAATTCACCga CTTATACTGTTGCAAGTGAATCTTATATTTTGGAAGAATCAAATGCTTGCAAAAGacaacttgatatttttaaaattgctgttgataataaaatactatGGAGTTTAAAAA tgtTGGATTCAAGTGGTCAACCAAAACCAGGTTTCATTtatggaaataatttttggCTTGGATCAGAAACCCAATGTAATGATCTCTCTAATAGAAAAGACTTTGACATATCACctggtaatattaaaaataattcaatttaccGTAATATCAATGAAGAATATCCACCAtttaaagttaattattttgctGCTCAATTTCGTCATAACAGTACAATTCAATATCACATGGGACTTCCAAATGAc gaTATTATGATAATGGGCCTTTGTTTACCCGACATTTGTACCACCAAAGAATTATCagaattaattacaaaaatatttaaagatcgTCTTTTagctgttaataatttatacaatgcTGATTATGAActtttaaatgtcaaaaatCTCAAGGATAATTATGACTATCTTTTTAAATGGAATAATATTACTGTAat agtgaTTATTATGCTGACAGTTGTAATGATGATTGTTGGTACTGTCTATGATGTAActgtttatcaaaaaatacttgaaa ATTCAGTTCATGTAATTCATGGACTTAAATTTTTTGCAATGTTTTGGATAATAATGAATCACACTGTATTATTTGCCAAAGATTACATAggttt atTATCACCTTCTTATTTTATGTCAATGGCAATATTACCAATGATTTATTCTCATTTTGATAATACCTCGGTATTTTATATGAGTGAAAGACCCCAAGACACTTGTGATAAATATCTATggagaaattttttgtttataaataatttatttaccagaAACGAATCg tgtgCAACTTGGAGTTGGTACGTGTCAAATGAcatgcaattttatttgatcgGTACAATTCTCATTGTCTCTTCTGTAAC atatttttatatctgcTCTGCAGTTTGGATCATTTTGATGGCAATGACAATTTTTGCTAGTGGATATATATCATATATGATTGAGTACACACCAAC tatggaTATACAGTGGGCTACACAAGATTATTTGTACGATCCACCTTGGATGCGAATTGGTCCATATTTGATCGGTATTGCTGCTGGATATATTTTTGCTAAAATTCAACGTAAATGGAAAGCTAATAag aTTAAAGTTTGGATCGTTTGGATGCTGGCTTTGTTGGCTATTGTTGGAACATTATTCAGTTTGCATGATAAGAAATTATCTGTTCTTTATCTAGCATTTTACAATGGATTTAGTAGATCAGTTTATGGAATAGGAATtgcattgataattattgCTTGTGAAACTGGACATGGTg gttttttaaattcaatattatcctGCAAGTTTTTGTTACCATTGAGCAGATTAACTTATTGCGCTTACTTGTTGAATCCAATGATCATAAATGTTATCTACTTGGGCAATGAATCATCTgttcatatgaattttttactcaat tttataacGTTTTTgggaattttaattacatCTTTTATTGGAGCTTTTGTACTATCTGTTATGTTTGAAATAccttatatttcaatttttaaa
- the LOC122847423 gene encoding nose resistant to fluoxetine protein 6-like: MTILRIEFFLLFIILFIDKYRVFGNYESDILTRIYPAYSISMKSGVLNESSECRKELDTFRDAVDNKKLWGLKMLDASGQSKPGFTYGNNYWLGVKSQCLDFGNRDPFDISINTKNKNLIYQHVHEEFPPFEVNYFSAQFRHSSSMQYHTGMMNDEDIIILGLCLPKSCMTIELSSILIEIFQAKILTASYIYDADYHLIQVKNLEDNYDYLYNWKIITILIIVFVTLLVVTTATIYDLAIFENQSENNDEKTNAQKILNDSPEEYSFEQKINTPIKLKKNKTRNFSDMLLCFSIYKNTKLLFDSKQESKKDAIQVFHGLRFISMLSIISIHIPYFTSHNIDNLSMTLRILHSIHGQIITANGLFAVDTFFFLSGFLVAYGFYKQEKKKNDNSPTKLTGHLIIKAIIKRFIRLTPAYIMTIGLSLIVFSHFGKTTQFYVGEKIQDNCENYWWRNLLYINNFFKIDDMVNLNY, encoded by the exons atgacaattttacgtattgaatttttcttattatttataatattgtttattgataaatatagaGTATTTGGAAATTATGAGAGTGATATTTTAACGAGAATTTATCCAGCTTATAGTATTTCTATGAAATCTGGAGTATTAAATGAATCAAGTGAATGTCGAAAAGAACTTGATACTTTTCGTGATGcagttgacaataaaaaattatggggtttaaaaa tgTTGGATGCAAGTGGTCAATCGAAACCAGGTTTTACCTATGGAAATAATTATTGGCTTGGAGTTAAAAGTCAGTGTCTTGATTTTGGTAATCGTGATCCAtttgatatatcaattaatacgaaaaataaaaatttaatttatcaacatgtCCACGAAGAATTTCCACCATTTGAGGTGAATTATTTCTCAGCACAATTTCGTCACAGTAGCAGTATGCAATATCATACTGGCATGATGAACGAT GAAGATATTATAATACTAGGACTTTGTTTACCAAAGTCATGTATGACGATTGAACTGTCAAGTATTTtgattgaaatatttcaaGCAAAAATTTTGACGGCTAGTTATATTTATGATGCGGATTATCATTTGATACAAGTCAAAAATCTTGAGGATAATTATGATTACTTGTATAATTGGAAAATAATCACAATTTT aaTAATTGTATTTGTAACGTTATTAGTAGTTACAACTGCAACAATTTATGATTTGGCTATTTTTGAGAATCAatcagaaaataatgatgagaAAACGAatgctcaaaaaattttaaatg atagtcCTGAAGAATATTCAttcgaacaaaaaataaatacaccaaTTAaactgaagaaaaataaaacaaggaATTTTTCTGACATGTTACTTTGTTTTTCCatatacaaaaatacaaaattacttTTTGATTCAAAACAAGAATCTAAAAAGGATGCGATTCAAGTTTTTCATGGATTAAGATTTATTTCTATGCTATCGATTATTTCAATTCACATTCCATATTTTACATCTCACAACATCG ATAATTTGTCAATGACTTTGAGAATACTTCATAGTATTCATGGACAAATTATTACAGCTAATGGACTATTTGCagttgatacatttttttttctaagtggTTTTTTAGTTGCCTATGGTTTTTATAAacaggaaaagaaaaaaaatgataattcaccAACGAAATTAACTGGACACTTAATTATTAAAGCAATTATCAAAAGATTTATTAg attaacACCTGCGTATATAATGACAATAGGATTatcattaattgtattttcacATTTTGGTAAAACAACACAATTTTATGTGGgtgaaaaaattcaagataattGTGAAAATTATTGGTGGagaaatttattgtatattaataattttttcaagatagACGACatggttaatttaaattattaa
- the LOC122847429 gene encoding nose resistant to fluoxetine protein 6-like — protein MLWDTRDYLYSSPFVRIGPYLIGLAAAYLLVRINHKWNANTITLGLYWLIGIVLGIGVMFFTYDKQISIFQTAIYVGLYRIIWALIISWIVVASSTNHGGLVNKFLSMEIFIPLGKLTYCAYLINPIIVSMIYLGADVSLHMELFLLVPIYLGMIFLTYFAAYIFYVLFEIPYIHLFKILNI, from the exons ATGTTATGGGACACCCGAGACTATTTATATTCATCACCTTTTGTAAGAATTGGTCCATATTTAATTGGACTTGCAGCAGCCTATCTTCTTGTTCGAATAAATCATAAATGGAATGCAAATACA attACTTTAGGATTATATTGGCTTATTGGAATTGTTCTTGGTATTGGAGTGATGTTTTTTACATATGACAAACaaatatctatttttcaaACCGCAATTTATGTTGGATTATACAGAATAATTTGGGCATTGATTATAAGTTGGATTGTTGTTGCTTCTTCAACTAATCATGGag gattagttaataaatttttatctatggAAATATTTATACCACTTGGTAAACTTACCTACTGTGCTTATTTGATCAATCCAATTATTGTAAGTATGATTTATCTTGGAGCTGATGTATCACTTCATATGGAATTGTTTCTTTTA gtACCTATTTATTTGGGAATGATCTTCTTGACATATTTTGCTGCATATATATTCTATGTTCTATTTGAAATACCTTACATacatctttttaaaattttaaatatttaa
- the LOC122860201 gene encoding nose resistant to fluoxetine protein 6-like: MQFFIIAKILTVLSITYFKTCAVIWTCMLMSTAVYSGYLSYSLGLTFTLDMLWDTRDYLYSSPFVRIGPYLIGLAAAYLLVRINNKWNANTITLGLFWIIGIVLSIGVMFFTYDKQISIFQTAIYVGLYRIIWALIIGWIVVASSTNHGGLVNKLLSMEIFIPLGKLTYCAYLINPIIVSTIYLGADVSLHMELFLLVPIYLGMIFLTYFAAYIFYVLFEIPYIHLFKILNI, translated from the exons ATgcagttttttataattgcaaaaattttaacagTCTTGTCAATAAC gtATTTTAAAACTTGTGCTGTAATATGGACATGCATGTTAATGTCTACTGCAGTTTACAGTGgatatttatcatattcaCTTGGATTAACATTTAC acTGGATATGTTATGGGACACTAGAGACTATTTATATTCATCACCTTTTGTAAGAATTGGTCCATATTTAATTGGACTTGCAGCAGCATATCTTCTTGttcgaataaataataaatggaaTGCAAATACA ataaCTTTAGGATTATTTTGGATTATTGGAATTGTTCTTAGTATTGGAGTGATGTTTTTTACGTATGACAAACaaatatctatttttcaaACAGCAATTTATGTTGGATTATACAGAATAATTTGGGCATTGATTATTGGTTGGATTGTTGTTGCTTCTTCAACTAATCATGGag gaTTGGTTAATAAATTACTATCTATGGAAATATTTATACCACTTGGTAAACTTACCTACTGTGCTTATTTGATCAATCCAATTATTGTAAGTACGATTTATCTTGGAGCTGATGTATCACTTCATATGGAATTATTCCTTTTA gTACCTATTTACTTGGGAATGATCTTCTTGACATATTTTGCTGCATATATATTCtatgttttatttgaaataccATACATacatctttttaaaattttaaatatttaa